From the Streptomyces syringium genome, one window contains:
- a CDS encoding 2-oxo-4-hydroxy-4-carboxy-5-ureidoimidazoline decarboxylase, producing the protein MSFEEPTLHDDPDRFDRLDGLDRLNAADPDDAEAALLACCGSRRWARRVAAHRPYPAPDALLAAADTAARALGRADLCEAFAAEAAAAFTPSQARAAGALRAAHAAYERRFGHVFVICLDGCRPEDALGRLLPALAARLAGTLPEEHATACEELRRIARGRLTRLAEGTLVPGCGGPAWDLRECQGSRQ; encoded by the coding sequence GTGTCCTTCGAGGAGCCCACGCTGCACGACGACCCCGACCGCTTCGACCGGCTCGACGGACTCGACCGGCTCAACGCCGCGGACCCGGACGACGCCGAGGCCGCCCTCCTCGCCTGCTGCGGCAGTCGCCGCTGGGCCAGGCGGGTCGCGGCCCACCGCCCCTACCCCGCCCCGGACGCCCTGCTGGCCGCCGCCGACACCGCGGCCCGCGCCCTCGGCCGCGCCGACCTCTGTGAGGCCTTCGCCGCGGAGGCCGCCGCGGCATTCACCCCCTCGCAGGCGCGCGCCGCCGGTGCGTTACGAGCCGCGCACGCCGCTTACGAGCGCAGATTCGGCCACGTTTTCGTGATCTGTCTGGACGGCTGCCGCCCCGAGGACGCCCTCGGCCGACTGCTTCCGGCCCTGGCCGCCCGTCTCGCCGGCACCCTCCCCGAGGAGCACGCCACGGCCTGCGAAGAGCTCCGCCGCATCGCCCGCGGCCGCCTCACCCGACTGGCCGAAGGCACCCTCGTGCCCGGCTGCGGGGGACCGGCCTGGGATCTACGGGAGTGTCAGGGGAGCCGTCAGTGA
- the sdhC gene encoding succinate dehydrogenase, cytochrome b556 subunit, whose amino-acid sequence MPAGTLYRGREGMWSWVAHRVTGVLIFFFLFVHVLDTALVRVSPEAYDEVVATYKTPIVAVMEYGLVAAILFHALNGLRVVAVDFWSKGPKYQKQMLWSVMAIWIVLMVGAIYPVLGHAARELFGS is encoded by the coding sequence GTGCCGGCTGGAACGCTGTACCGCGGCCGGGAAGGCATGTGGTCCTGGGTGGCTCATCGAGTCACCGGCGTCCTCATTTTCTTCTTCCTGTTCGTGCACGTCCTCGACACCGCCCTCGTCCGTGTCTCTCCCGAGGCCTACGACGAGGTAGTCGCGACGTACAAGACACCGATCGTCGCCGTGATGGAATACGGCCTCGTCGCCGCCATCCTCTTCCACGCGCTCAACGGCCTCCGCGTCGTCGCCGTGGACTTCTGGTCCAAGGGCCCGAAGTACCAGAAGCAGATGCTCTGGTCCGTCATGGCCATCTGGATCGTGCTGATGGTCGGGGCTATTTACCCCGTCCTCGGGCACGCCGCACGCGAACTGTTCGGGAGCTGA
- a CDS encoding succinate dehydrogenase hydrophobic membrane anchor subunit yields MSADTSSAVDPVEGVSLYDVDNPAPVIEPPRKRTKKTPKATRTNFELYGWLFMRLSGVVLVVLVLGHLLIQLVLDGGVSKVGFAFVAGRWASPFWQGWDLLMLWLAMLHGANGLRTVINDYAERPKTRFWLKNLLYAATVFTVLLGTLVIFTFDPNIR; encoded by the coding sequence ATGTCCGCTGACACCTCTTCCGCGGTCGATCCCGTCGAGGGCGTGAGCCTGTACGACGTGGACAATCCGGCGCCGGTCATCGAGCCGCCCCGCAAGCGCACCAAGAAGACCCCGAAGGCGACCCGCACCAACTTCGAGCTGTACGGCTGGCTGTTCATGCGGCTGTCCGGCGTCGTGCTGGTCGTCCTGGTCCTGGGCCATCTGCTGATCCAGCTCGTCCTCGACGGCGGCGTCAGCAAGGTCGGCTTCGCCTTCGTGGCCGGCCGCTGGGCCTCGCCGTTCTGGCAGGGCTGGGACCTGCTCATGCTGTGGCTGGCCATGCTGCACGGCGCCAACGGCCTGCGCACGGTCATCAACGACTACGCGGAGCGGCCCAAGACCCGCTTCTGGCTGAAGAACCTGCTGTACGCGGCCACGGTGTTCACCGTCCTGCTGGGCACGCTGGTGATCTTCACCTTCGACCCGAACATCCGCTAG
- the sdhA gene encoding succinate dehydrogenase flavoprotein subunit — protein sequence MKIHKYDTVIVGAGGAGMRAAIESTKRSRTAVLTKLYPTRSHTGAAQGGMAAALANVEEDNWEWHTFDTIKGGDYLVDQDAAEILAKEAIDAVLDLEKMGLPFNRTPDGTIDQRRFGGHSRNHGEAPVRRSCYAADRTGHMILQTLYQNCVKEGVEFFNEFYVLDQLITEVDGVKKSAGVVAYELATGEIHVFQAKAVIYASGGTGKFFKVTSNAHTLTGDGQAACYRRGLPLEDMEFFQFHPTGIWRMGILLTEGARGEGGILRNKDGERFMEKYAPVMKDLASRDVVSRSIYTEIREGRGCGPEGDHVYLDLTHLPPEQLDAKLPDITEFARTYLGIEPYTDPIPIQPTAHYAMGGIPTNVAGEVLADNDTVVPGLYAAGEVACVSVHGANRLGTNSLLDINVFGKRAGIAAAEYSAKADYVELPENPAQLVADQVERLRNSTGNERVAELRKELQETMDANVMVFRTEQTIKTAVEKIAELRERYLNVSVQDKGKRFNTDLLEAIELGNLLDLAEVMAVSALARKESRGGHYREDFPNRDDVNFMRHTMAYREVDADGKDSIRLDYKPVVQTRYQPMERKY from the coding sequence ATGAAGATCCACAAGTACGACACCGTCATCGTCGGCGCCGGTGGCGCCGGCATGCGCGCGGCCATCGAGTCGACCAAGCGCAGCCGCACCGCGGTCCTGACGAAGCTCTACCCGACCCGCTCCCACACGGGTGCCGCGCAGGGCGGCATGGCCGCCGCGCTGGCCAACGTGGAAGAGGACAACTGGGAGTGGCACACCTTCGACACGATCAAGGGCGGTGACTACCTGGTCGACCAGGACGCCGCCGAGATCCTGGCGAAGGAGGCCATCGACGCGGTCCTCGACCTGGAGAAGATGGGCCTGCCGTTCAACCGCACCCCGGACGGCACCATCGACCAGCGCCGCTTCGGCGGTCACAGCCGTAACCACGGCGAGGCCCCGGTCCGCCGGTCCTGCTACGCCGCGGACCGCACCGGCCACATGATCCTCCAGACGCTGTACCAGAACTGCGTCAAGGAGGGCGTGGAGTTCTTCAACGAGTTCTACGTCCTCGACCAGCTGATCACCGAGGTCGACGGCGTCAAGAAGTCGGCCGGCGTGGTGGCCTACGAGCTCGCCACCGGCGAGATCCACGTCTTCCAGGCGAAGGCCGTCATCTACGCCTCCGGCGGCACCGGCAAGTTCTTCAAGGTGACCTCCAACGCCCACACCCTGACCGGTGACGGCCAGGCCGCCTGCTACCGCCGCGGTCTGCCCCTGGAGGACATGGAGTTCTTCCAGTTCCACCCGACGGGCATCTGGCGCATGGGCATCCTGCTGACGGAGGGCGCCCGCGGTGAGGGCGGCATCCTCCGCAACAAGGACGGCGAGCGCTTCATGGAGAAGTACGCGCCCGTCATGAAGGACCTCGCCTCGCGAGACGTCGTCTCGCGCTCCATCTACACGGAGATCCGCGAGGGCCGTGGCTGCGGTCCCGAGGGCGACCACGTCTACCTCGACCTCACCCACCTGCCGCCGGAGCAGCTCGACGCCAAGCTCCCGGACATCACCGAGTTCGCGCGCACGTACCTCGGCATCGAGCCCTACACGGACCCGATCCCGATCCAGCCCACCGCGCACTACGCCATGGGCGGCATCCCGACCAACGTCGCGGGTGAGGTGCTGGCCGACAACGACACCGTCGTCCCCGGCCTGTACGCCGCCGGCGAGGTCGCCTGTGTCTCCGTGCACGGCGCCAACCGCCTCGGCACCAACTCGCTGCTGGACATCAACGTCTTCGGCAAGCGGGCGGGCATCGCGGCCGCCGAGTACTCCGCGAAGGCCGACTACGTCGAGCTGCCGGAGAACCCGGCGCAGCTCGTCGCCGACCAGGTCGAGCGGCTGCGCAACTCCACCGGCAACGAGCGGGTCGCCGAGCTCCGCAAGGAGCTGCAGGAGACCATGGACGCCAACGTGATGGTGTTCCGCACCGAGCAGACCATCAAGACGGCCGTCGAGAAGATCGCTGAGCTGCGCGAGCGGTACCTCAACGTCTCCGTCCAGGACAAGGGCAAGCGGTTCAACACCGACCTGCTGGAGGCCATCGAGCTGGGCAACCTGCTCGACCTGGCCGAGGTCATGGCCGTGTCCGCGCTGGCGCGCAAGGAGTCCCGCGGCGGTCACTACCGCGAGGACTTCCCCAACCGCGACGACGTCAACTTCATGCGGCACACCATGGCGTACCGCGAGGTCGACGCGGACGGCAAGGACTCGATCCGCCTCGACTACAAGCCGGTCGTCCAGACCCGCTACCAGCCGATGGAGCGTAAGTACTGA
- a CDS encoding succinate dehydrogenase iron-sulfur subunit, producing the protein MSTTTLEKSAASAESEAPAHLITVTFRIRRFNPEISDQATWQDFQLEIDPKERVLDGLHKIKWDHDGTLTFRRSCAHGICGSDAMRINGKNRLACKTLIKDINPAKPITVEPIKGLTVLKDLVVDMEPFFQAYRDVMPFLITKGNEPTRERLQTAEDRERFDDTTKCILCAACTSSCPVFWNDGQYFGPAAIVNAHRFIFDSRDEAGEQRLEILNDKDGVWRCRTTFNCTDACPRGIEVTKAIQEVKRALITRRF; encoded by the coding sequence ATGAGCACCACGACGCTCGAGAAGAGCGCGGCCTCGGCCGAGTCCGAGGCCCCCGCGCACCTGATCACGGTCACCTTCCGGATCCGCCGGTTCAACCCGGAGATCTCCGACCAGGCGACCTGGCAGGACTTCCAGCTGGAGATCGACCCCAAGGAGCGGGTCCTCGACGGTCTCCACAAGATCAAGTGGGACCACGACGGCACGCTGACGTTCCGGCGTTCCTGCGCGCACGGCATCTGCGGCTCCGACGCGATGCGCATCAACGGCAAGAACCGCCTGGCGTGCAAGACCCTGATCAAGGACATCAACCCCGCCAAGCCGATCACGGTCGAGCCCATAAAGGGCCTCACGGTCCTGAAGGACCTCGTGGTCGACATGGAGCCGTTCTTCCAGGCGTACCGCGACGTCATGCCGTTCCTCATCACCAAGGGGAACGAGCCGACGCGTGAGCGCCTGCAGACGGCGGAGGACCGCGAGCGGTTCGACGACACCACCAAGTGCATCCTGTGCGCCGCGTGCACGTCGTCCTGCCCGGTGTTCTGGAACGACGGCCAGTACTTCGGCCCGGCGGCCATCGTCAACGCCCACCGCTTCATCTTCGACTCGCGCGACGAGGCCGGCGAGCAGCGGCTGGAGATCCTGAACGACAAGGACGGCGTGTGGCGCTGCCGCACGACGTTCAACTGCACGGACGCCTGCCCGCGTGGCATCGAGGTCACGAAGGCGATCCAGGAGGTCAAGCGCGCGCTGATCACGCGCCGGTTCTGA
- a CDS encoding MerR family transcriptional regulator — MRIGELSRRTGVSPRLLRYYEGQGLLVSERDSNDYRRYGPDAVERVTRVRELLAGGLTTEAIRDLLPCTQGGPGLLACEHSVQVLDGQLSRVEEQMAELLRKREALQGVASAMRPE; from the coding sequence ATGCGGATCGGTGAACTGTCACGGCGTACCGGGGTGAGCCCCCGGCTGCTGCGCTATTACGAGGGCCAGGGCCTGCTCGTCTCCGAGCGGGACTCCAACGACTACCGGCGCTACGGGCCCGACGCGGTCGAGCGGGTGACCCGCGTCCGTGAGCTCCTCGCCGGCGGCCTGACGACGGAGGCCATCCGGGACCTGCTGCCCTGCACGCAGGGCGGGCCGGGCCTGCTCGCCTGCGAGCACTCTGTGCAGGTGCTGGATGGGCAGCTGTCGCGTGTGGAGGAACAGATGGCGGAGCTGTTGCGTAAGCGCGAGGCGCTGCAGGGGGTGGCGTCGGCCATGCGGCCGGAGTAA